From a single Nostoc sp. MS1 genomic region:
- a CDS encoding phycobilisome rod-core linker polypeptide codes for MALPLLSYKPSSQNHRVKSFGLADQNEDTPYIYRIEDVSSYTDIQNIIWAAYRQVFSEHEILKFNRQKTLESQLKNGSISVRDFIRGLAKSEAFYRLVVSVNNNYRLVDIALKRLLGRSAYNKEEEIAWSIVIGTKGFSGFVDALIDSEEYTQSFGENIVPYQRKRMEGRPHNLVTPRYGEDFQEKAGTVQTDWRFTLDKFYSRKFQEKQLREGDPRKFADLAASVNTQGNYAQRISAFDIDYLNAVPYRGRR; via the coding sequence ATGGCACTGCCATTACTTTCATATAAACCAAGCTCTCAAAATCACCGGGTAAAAAGCTTCGGTCTAGCTGATCAAAACGAAGATACACCATACATCTATCGCATTGAAGATGTTAGCTCCTACACTGATATTCAAAACATCATTTGGGCAGCTTACCGCCAAGTTTTCAGCGAACATGAAATTCTCAAGTTCAACCGCCAAAAAACTTTAGAATCTCAGCTGAAAAATGGTTCTATTTCTGTACGTGATTTCATTCGCGGTTTAGCTAAATCTGAAGCCTTCTACCGCTTAGTTGTCTCGGTTAATAATAATTACCGTCTAGTTGACATCGCCCTCAAACGCTTGTTGGGTCGTTCTGCTTACAACAAAGAAGAAGAAATCGCTTGGTCTATTGTTATCGGAACCAAAGGTTTTAGCGGTTTTGTTGATGCACTCATTGACAGTGAAGAGTACACCCAAAGCTTTGGCGAAAACATCGTGCCTTACCAACGTAAGCGCATGGAAGGTCGTCCCCACAACTTGGTAACTCCCCGCTACGGCGAAGACTTCCAAGAAAAAGCAGGTACAGTCCAAACAGACTGGCGCTTCACCTTGGACAAATTCTACAGCCGCAAATTCCAAGAAAAACAACTACGCGAAGGTGATCCTCGCAAGTTTGCAGACTTGGCAGCGTCAGTTAATACCCAAGGCAACTACGCACAAAGAATCTCTGCTTTTGATATCGATTATCTAAATGCAGTGCCATACCGTGGCAGACGTTAA
- a CDS encoding phycobilisome rod-core linker polypeptide, which translates to MAIPLLEYKPSSQNQRVPGYEVPNEDTPRIYRIEDAAYDSELKELIWAAYRQVFSEHVILKFFRQGNLESQLKNRAISVRDFIRGLAKSEAFKSLVIKSNSNYRLVELALKRLLGRAPYNKDEEIAWSIKIATLGWDGFVDALLDSEEYQSNFGENIVPYQRRRYKDRPFNLVTPRYGNYWRDKLEDERYKPGAVKNFLELAKSLEIKTVTMTPVSTANIQIPDTTRNDTPQGIPLSVSPSANFPVR; encoded by the coding sequence ATGGCAATTCCATTACTAGAATACAAGCCCAGTTCTCAAAATCAGCGTGTTCCTGGGTACGAAGTTCCTAACGAAGATACCCCCAGAATCTACCGCATCGAAGATGCTGCTTACGATAGCGAACTCAAAGAACTAATTTGGGCAGCTTATCGGCAAGTATTTAGCGAACACGTAATTTTAAAATTCTTCCGCCAAGGCAATTTAGAATCTCAATTGAAAAATCGGGCTATCAGCGTCCGCGATTTCATTCGGGGTCTAGCTAAATCAGAGGCTTTCAAGAGCTTAGTAATTAAGAGTAACTCTAATTACCGCCTTGTGGAATTAGCACTGAAACGCCTTTTGGGTCGTGCGCCTTATAATAAGGATGAAGAAATTGCTTGGTCAATCAAGATAGCCACACTTGGTTGGGATGGCTTTGTAGATGCTCTGTTAGATTCCGAAGAATATCAGAGCAACTTTGGTGAGAATATAGTCCCCTACCAACGGCGACGCTATAAAGATAGACCTTTCAATCTAGTCACCCCACGCTACGGCAACTACTGGCGCGATAAGTTGGAAGATGAGCGCTACAAACCCGGTGCTGTGAAGAATTTCTTGGAATTGGCTAAATCCCTAGAAATCAAAACAGTCACCATGACACCAGTTAGCACTGCCAACATTCAAATTCCCGACACAACTCGGAATGACACACCACAAGGGATTCCTCTCTCCGTAAGTCCTAGCGCTAACTTCCCCGTGCGGTAA
- a CDS encoding phycobilisome rod-core linker polypeptide has translation MALPLLEYKPTTQNQRVPSFGTADINEDTPYIYRQENANSSSEMEELIWAAYRQVFNEQEILKFNRQIGLETQLKNRSITVKDFIRGLAKSERFYQLVVTPNNNYRLVEMALKRLLGRSPYNEEEKIAWSIVIASKGWGGFVDALLDSDEYQQAFGDYTVPYQRKRLTTDRPFSFTTRYGADYRDRAGIVRPGPGRYATDWYRKSNPNYDGIAILAVLLVFSAGLTFLFFLNWLGYQL, from the coding sequence ATGGCATTACCTTTACTGGAATACAAACCCACAACTCAAAATCAACGAGTTCCGAGTTTTGGGACGGCTGATATTAATGAGGACACCCCTTATATCTACCGTCAAGAAAATGCCAACTCTTCCAGTGAAATGGAAGAATTGATTTGGGCTGCCTATCGCCAAGTTTTTAATGAACAAGAAATTCTCAAGTTCAATCGACAAATTGGCTTAGAAACCCAACTCAAAAATCGGTCAATCACGGTTAAGGATTTTATTCGCGGTTTAGCTAAATCAGAGCGCTTTTATCAGCTAGTTGTGACACCAAATAACAACTATCGACTGGTGGAAATGGCTCTTAAGCGGCTCTTGGGACGATCTCCCTATAACGAAGAAGAAAAAATTGCTTGGTCAATTGTAATTGCTAGCAAAGGTTGGGGCGGATTTGTTGATGCTTTGCTTGACAGTGATGAGTATCAGCAAGCCTTTGGTGATTACACCGTACCCTACCAACGCAAACGCTTGACCACAGACAGACCATTCAGCTTTACAACCCGTTACGGTGCTGATTACCGCGATCGCGCTGGTATTGTTAGACCAGGCCCAGGCCGTTATGCTACCGATTGGTACAGAAAGTCCAATCCTAATTATGATGGCATCGCAATATTAGCTGTATTGCTGGTCTTCAGCGCAGGATTAACTTTCCTGTTCTTCCTAAATTGGTTGGGATATCAGCTCTAG